The Erpetoichthys calabaricus chromosome 5, fErpCal1.3, whole genome shotgun sequence genome has a segment encoding these proteins:
- the zgc:158260 gene encoding protein FAM47A: MAELTPQNTGHSGAKLSRHPWYKERLQTKYLKEKNKNQLHGPLNSHQWRFLKNGLDDFRDGYPSPAACGVFTQKEKGCAPVVLGATGSVKQTEQTSKKRFNKEQICYSKVTPLQQMRHEYIAQIEYGLTQHPLALYPHLEESVAPEVFEEVVNVLDPEMHLGSQVGSSVADVQEEQDEILFSQQETKETDPSDSKGEHSARFSASAISEDSKQKNPYKWLSAKEETEEKEKKTIHFKRASSPSLDEEIQSIAKDFCEWVTSLGGESSNIEESTLINMFGSGYKVQPALTVPIEVVELYNVPAELRMSIGGTPPSSENKLAQKKRTVPKKPLSQPNHVKIKYGAWYLDPKKWKKRNADEPLTDPDFIRDLIKDENFDSLTMSERDEELKQLHGTQAFKDFIRSKGAREPKFLKNLFSEEETGKYVKDKKEENRNDQEGTVFSPAQEEILSY; this comes from the exons ATGGCCGAATTAACACCCCAGAATACCGGACATTCCGGAGCAAAATTGAGCCGTCACCCATG GTACAAAGAAAGACTGCAAACAAAatatcttaaagaaaaaaataaaaatcagctaCATGGTCCACTGAATAGCCATCAGTGGCGCTTTTTAAAGAATGGACTTGATGATTTTCGGGATGGGTATCCCTCACCTGCAGCATGTGGAGTTTTCACTCAGAAAGAGAAGGGATGTGCTCCTGTTGTCCTGGGTGCTACTGGCTCTGTTAAACAAACTGAGCAGACCTCCAAGAAAAGATTTAACAAAGAACAGATCTGTTACTCCAAAGTAACTCCACTGCAGCAGATGCGACACGAATATATTGCCCAAATTGAGTATGGGTTAACCCAGCACCCCCTGGCCCTCTATCCACACCTAGAGGAGAGCGTGGCCCCTGAG GTATTTGAGGAGGTTGTAAATGTTCTTGACCCAGAAATGCATCTTGGTAGCCAAGTGGGGTCAAGTGTGGCAGATGTTCAAGAGGAACAAGATGAGATTCTATTCAGTCAGCAAGAAACAAAAGAGACAGATCCATCAGATTCTAAAGGGGAACATAGTGCAAGATTTTCTGCCAGTGCAAT AAGTGAAGATTCAAAACAGAAGAATCCTTACAAATGGCTTTCAGCAAAGGAAGAGacagaggagaaggagaagaaaacaatCCACTTTAAACGGGCCTCGTCACCATCATTGGATGAGGAGATACAGAGTATTGCCAAGGATTTTTGTGAATGGGTAACATCTTTG gGGGGAGAGAGCAGTAATATAGAGGAGTCTACTCTGATAAACATGTTTGGCAGTGGCTACAAGGTTCAGCCTGCACTAACTGTACCTATTGAAGTGGTGGAACTTTACAATGTACCAGCAGAACTGAGGATGTCCATTGGAGGAACTCCACCCTCATCTGAAAATAAGCttgcacaaaaaaagagaacTGTGCCAAAG aaaccaTTAAGCCAGCCAAATcatgtaaaaattaaatatggaGCCTGGTATTTGGATCCTAAAAAGTGGAAGAAAAGGAATGCTGATGAGCCTCTTACAGATCCTGATTTTATTAGAGATTTAATTAAGGATGAAAACTTTGATTCACTTACCATGAGTGAAAGG gaTGAGGAACTTAAACAGCTACATGGAACTCAAGCCTTTAAAGACTTTATTCGCAGCAAAGGAGCTCGTGAGCCAAAG tttcttAAGAACCTTTTTTCAGAAGAAGAGACTGGAAAATATGTGAAGGACAAGAAGGAAGAAAATAGAAATGACCAGGAAGGAACTGTATTTTCGCCAGCACAAGAAGAAATACTAAGCTATTGA